The following coding sequences are from one Streptococcus mitis window:
- a CDS encoding GNAT family N-acetyltransferase produces the protein MELRRPRLADKETVLEMMAEFEKSQSAHDGGFWDTENFVYEEWLESNQNQEMGINLTEGWVPAIQLVAFSVKGKAIGFLNLRLRLSNFLLEEGGHIGYSIRPSERGKGYAKETLRQGLQVAKEKNIKKALVTCSVNNPASRAVILANGGLIEDVRNGVERYWIEVANE, from the coding sequence ATGGAACTACGTAGACCAAGATTAGCAGATAAAGAAACAGTTTTAGAGATGATGGCAGAGTTTGAAAAGAGCCAATCAGCCCATGATGGAGGATTTTGGGATACAGAGAACTTTGTGTATGAAGAGTGGTTGGAAAGTAATCAGAATCAGGAAATGGGGATTAATTTGACTGAAGGATGGGTTCCCGCAATTCAGTTAGTAGCTTTTTCTGTGAAAGGTAAAGCAATTGGATTTCTTAATCTCCGGTTGCGCCTCAGTAACTTTTTACTAGAAGAAGGTGGCCACATTGGCTACTCCATTCGTCCATCAGAAAGAGGCAAGGGTTATGCTAAGGAAACTCTCCGTCAGGGCTTGCAAGTTGCTAAGGAAAAGAACATCAAGAAAGCTCTTGTGACCTGTAGCGTAAATAATCCTGCTAGCAGAGCAGTCATTTTAGCAAATGGAGGTCTCATTGAGGATGTTCGTAATGGAGTCGAGCGTTATTGGATAGAGGTAGCGAATGAATAA
- the nrdG gene encoding anaerobic ribonucleoside-triphosphate reductase activating protein, whose translation MNNPKPQEWKSEELSQGRIIDYKAFNFVDGEGVRNSLYVSGCMFHCEGCYNVATWSFNAGIPYTAELEEQIMADLAQPYVQGLTLLGGEPFLNTGILLPLVKRIRKELPDKDIWSWTGYTWEEMMLETPDKLELLSLIDILVDGRYDRTKRNLMLQFRGSSNQRIIDVQKSLESGQVVIWDKLNDGKESYEQVKRE comes from the coding sequence ATGAATAATCCAAAACCACAAGAATGGAAAAGTGAAGAGCTCAGTCAAGGGCGTATCATCGACTACAAGGCCTTTAACTTTGTGGATGGAGAAGGCGTGCGTAACTCTCTCTATGTATCAGGCTGCATGTTTCACTGTGAGGGGTGTTATAATGTAGCGACTTGGTCCTTCAATGCTGGCATTCCCTATACAGCAGAATTAGAAGAACAGATCATGGCAGACCTTGCTCAACCTTATGTTCAAGGATTGACCTTGCTGGGAGGGGAGCCCTTTCTCAATACTGGGATTCTCTTGCCTCTGGTTAAACGCATCCGAAAGGAATTGCCAGATAAAGATATCTGGTCCTGGACGGGCTATACATGGGAAGAAATGATGTTGGAAACTCCAGATAAACTGGAACTCTTATCATTGATTGACATTCTTGTCGATGGACGATACGATCGAACTAAGAGAAATCTTATGCTCCAGTTTCGAGGTTCTTCCAATCAACGAATTATCGATGTGCAAAAATCGCTAGAAAGTGGGCAAGTAGTGATTTGGGACAAGCTCAATGATGGAAAAGAAAGCTATGAACAGGTGAAGAGAGAGTAA
- the rpsJ gene encoding 30S ribosomal protein S10: MANKKIRIRLKAYEHRTLDTAAAKIVESATRTGAQVAGPIPLPTERSLYTIIRATHKYKDSREQFEMRTHKRLIDIVNPTQKTVDALMKLDLPSGVNVEIKL; the protein is encoded by the coding sequence ATGGCAAACAAAAAAATCCGTATCCGTTTGAAAGCTTACGAACACCGTACGCTTGACACAGCGGCTGCAAAAATCGTAGAATCAGCTACTCGTACAGGTGCACAAGTTGCGGGTCCAATCCCACTTCCAACTGAACGTAGCCTCTACACAATCATTCGTGCGACTCACAAATATAAAGACTCTCGCGAACAATTTGAAATGCGTACACACAAACGTTTGATCGATATCGTTAACCCAACTCAAAAAACAGTTGATGCTTTGATGAAATTGGATCTTCCAAGTGGTGTAAACGTAGAAATCAAACTTTAA
- the rplC gene encoding 50S ribosomal protein L3 — protein MTKGILGKKVGMTQIFTEAGELIPVTVIEATPNVVLQVKTVETDGYNAIQVGFDDKREVLSNKPAKGHVAKANTAPKRFIREFKNVEGLEVGAEITVETFAAGDVVDVTGTSKGKGFQGVIKRHGQSRGPMAHGSRYHRRPGSMGPVAPNRVFKGKNLAGRMGGDRVTIQNLEVVQVVPEKNVILIKGNVPGAKKSLITIKSAVKAGK, from the coding sequence ATGACAAAAGGAATCTTAGGGAAAAAAGTGGGAATGACTCAAATCTTCACTGAAGCTGGCGAATTGATCCCTGTAACAGTTATTGAAGCAACTCCAAACGTTGTTCTTCAAGTTAAAACTGTTGAAACAGACGGATACAACGCTATCCAAGTTGGTTTCGATGACAAACGCGAAGTATTGAGCAACAAACCTGCTAAAGGACATGTAGCGAAAGCTAACACGGCTCCTAAGCGCTTCATTCGTGAATTCAAAAACGTTGAAGGCTTGGAAGTTGGTGCTGAAATTACAGTTGAAACATTCGCAGCTGGAGACGTTGTTGACGTAACTGGTACTTCTAAAGGTAAAGGTTTCCAAGGTGTTATCAAACGCCACGGACAATCACGTGGACCAATGGCTCACGGTTCTCGTTACCACCGTCGTCCAGGTTCTATGGGACCTGTTGCACCTAACCGCGTATTCAAAGGTAAAAACCTTGCAGGACGTATGGGTGGCGACCGCGTAACAATTCAAAACCTTGAAGTTGTACAAGTTGTTCCAGAAAAGAACGTTATCCTTATCAAAGGTAACGTACCAGGTGCTAAGAAATCTCTTATCACTATCAAGTCAGCAGTTAAAGCTGGTAAATAA
- the rplD gene encoding 50S ribosomal protein L4: protein MANVTLFDQTGKQAGEVVLNDAIFGIEPNESVVFDVIISQRASLRQGTHAVKNRSAVSGGGRKPWRQKGTGRARQGSIRSPQWRGGGIVFGPTPRSYAYKLPQKVRRLALKSVYSEKVAENKFVAVDSLEFTAPKTAEFAKVLAALSIDSKVLVILEEGNEFAALSARNLPNVKVATATTASVLDIANSDKLLVTQAAISKIEEVLA, encoded by the coding sequence ATGGCAAATGTAACATTATTCGACCAAACTGGTAAACAAGCGGGCGAAGTTGTTCTTAATGATGCAATCTTTGGTATCGAACCAAATGAATCTGTTGTGTTTGATGTGATCATCAGCCAACGTGCTAGCCTTCGTCAAGGAACTCACGCAGTTAAAAACCGCTCAGCTGTTTCAGGTGGCGGACGCAAACCATGGCGTCAAAAAGGAACTGGACGTGCTCGTCAAGGTTCTATCCGCTCTCCACAATGGCGTGGTGGTGGAATCGTCTTCGGACCAACTCCACGTAGCTATGCGTACAAACTTCCTCAAAAAGTTCGTCGCCTTGCGCTTAAATCTGTTTACTCAGAAAAAGTTGCTGAAAATAAATTTGTAGCCGTTGATTCTCTTGAATTTACAGCTCCAAAAACTGCTGAATTTGCAAAAGTTCTTGCAGCTTTGAGCATCGATTCTAAAGTCCTTGTTATTCTTGAAGAAGGAAACGAATTCGCAGCTCTCTCAGCTCGTAACCTTCCAAACGTGAAAGTTGCGACTGCTACAACTGCAAGTGTTCTTGACATCGCAAATAGTGACAAACTTCTTGTTACTCAAGCAGCTATCTCTAAAATCGAGGAGGTTCTTGCATAA
- a CDS encoding 50S ribosomal protein L23 yields the protein MNLYDVIKKPVITESSMAQLEAGKYVFEVDTRAHKLLIKQAVEAAFEGVKVANVNTINVKPKAKRVGRYTGFTNKTKKAIITLTADSKAIELFAAEAE from the coding sequence ATGAATTTGTATGATGTTATCAAAAAACCTGTAATCACTGAAAGCTCAATGGCTCAACTTGAAGCAGGAAAATATGTATTTGAAGTTGACACTCGTGCACACAAACTTTTGATCAAGCAAGCTGTTGAAGCTGCTTTCGAAGGTGTTAAAGTTGCAAATGTTAACACAATCAACGTAAAACCAAAAGCTAAACGTGTTGGACGTTACACTGGTTTTACTAACAAAACTAAAAAAGCTATCATCACACTTACAGCTGATTCTAAAGCAATCGAGTTGTTTGCTGCTGAAGCTGAATAA
- the rplB gene encoding 50S ribosomal protein L2, producing MGIRVYKPTTNGRRNMTSLDFAEITTSTPEKSLLVALKSKAGRNNNGRITVRHQGGGHKRFYRLVDFKRNKDNVEAVVKTIEYDPNRSANIALVHYTDGVKAYIIAPKGLEVGQRIVSGPEADIKVGNALPLANIPVGTLIHNIELKPGRGGELVRAAGASAQVLGSEGKYVLVRLQSGEVRMILGTCRATVGVVGNEQHGLVNLGKAGRSRWKGIRPTVRGSVMNPNDHPHGGGEGKAPVGRKAPSTPWGKPALGLKTRNKKAKSDKLIVRRRNEK from the coding sequence GTGGGAATTCGTGTTTATAAACCAACAACAAACGGTCGCCGTAATATGACTTCTTTGGATTTCGCTGAAATCACAACAAGCACTCCTGAAAAATCATTGCTTGTTGCATTGAAGAGCAAGGCTGGTCGTAACAACAACGGTCGTATCACAGTTCGTCACCAAGGTGGTGGACACAAACGTTTCTACCGTTTGGTTGACTTCAAACGTAACAAAGACAACGTTGAAGCAGTTGTTAAAACAATCGAGTACGATCCAAACCGTTCTGCAAACATCGCTCTTGTACACTACACTGACGGTGTGAAAGCATACATCATCGCTCCAAAAGGTCTTGAAGTTGGTCAACGTATCGTTTCAGGTCCAGAAGCAGATATCAAAGTCGGAAACGCACTTCCACTTGCTAACATCCCAGTTGGTACTTTGATCCACAACATCGAGTTGAAACCAGGTCGTGGTGGTGAATTGGTACGTGCTGCTGGTGCATCTGCTCAAGTATTGGGTTCTGAAGGCAAATACGTTCTTGTTCGTCTTCAATCAGGTGAAGTTCGTATGATTCTTGGAACTTGCCGTGCTACAGTTGGTGTTGTCGGAAACGAACAACATGGACTTGTAAACCTTGGTAAAGCAGGACGTAGCCGTTGGAAAGGTATCCGCCCAACAGTTCGTGGTTCTGTAATGAACCCTAACGATCACCCACACGGTGGTGGTGAAGGTAAAGCACCAGTTGGTCGTAAAGCACCATCTACTCCATGGGGCAAACCTGCTCTTGGTCTTAAAACTCGTAACAAGAAAGCGAAATCTGACAAACTTATCGTTCGTCGTCGCAACGAGAAATAA
- the rpsS gene encoding 30S ribosomal protein S19 — MGRSLKKGPFVDEHLMKKVEAQANDEKKKVIKTWSRRSTIFPSFIGYTIAVYDGRKHVPVYIQEDMVGHKLGEFAPTRTYKGHAADDKKTRRK, encoded by the coding sequence ATGGGACGCAGTCTTAAAAAAGGACCTTTCGTCGATGAGCATTTGATGAAAAAAGTTGAAGCTCAAGCTAACGACGAAAAGAAAAAAGTTATTAAAACTTGGTCACGTCGTTCAACGATCTTCCCAAGTTTCATTGGTTACACTATTGCAGTTTATGACGGTCGTAAACACGTACCTGTTTACATCCAAGAAGACATGGTAGGTCACAAACTTGGTGAATTTGCACCAACTCGTACTTACAAAGGTCACGCTGCAGACGACAAGAAAACACGTAGAAAATAA
- the rplV gene encoding 50S ribosomal protein L22, with the protein MAEITSAKAMARTVRVSPRKSRLVLDNIRGKSVADAIAILTFTPNKAAEIILKVLNSAVANAENNFGLDKANLVVSEAFANEGPTMKRFRPRAKGSASPINKRTAHITVAVAEK; encoded by the coding sequence ATGGCAGAAATTACTTCAGCTAAAGCAATGGCTCGTACAGTACGTGTTTCACCTCGTAAATCACGTCTTGTTCTTGATAACATCCGTGGAAAAAGCGTAGCCGATGCAATCGCAATCTTGACATTCACTCCAAACAAAGCTGCTGAAATCATCTTGAAAGTTTTGAACTCAGCTGTAGCTAACGCTGAAAACAACTTTGGTTTGGATAAAGCTAACTTGGTAGTATCTGAAGCATTCGCAAACGAAGGACCAACTATGAAACGTTTCCGTCCACGTGCGAAAGGTTCAGCTTCACCAATCAACAAACGTACAGCTCACATCACTGTAGCTGTTGCAGAAAAATAA
- the rpsC gene encoding 30S ribosomal protein S3: MGQKVHPIGMRVGIIRDWDAKWYAEKEYADYLHEDLAIRKFVQKELADAAVSTIEIERAVNKVNVSLHTAKPGMVIGKGGANVDALRAKLNKLTGKQVHINIIEIKQPDLDAHLVGEGIARQLEQRVAFRRSQKQAIQRAMRAGAKGIKTQVSGRLNGADIARAEGYSEGTVPLHTLRADIDYAWEEADTTYGKLGVKVWIYRGEVLPARKNTKGGK; the protein is encoded by the coding sequence GTGGGTCAAAAAGTACATCCAATTGGTATGCGTGTCGGCATCATCCGTGATTGGGATGCCAAATGGTATGCTGAAAAAGAATACGCGGATTACCTTCATGAAGATCTTGCAATCCGTAAATTCGTTCAAAAAGAACTTGCTGACGCAGCAGTTTCAACTATCGAAATCGAACGCGCAGTAAACAAAGTTAACGTTTCACTTCACACTGCTAAACCAGGTATGGTTATCGGTAAAGGTGGTGCTAACGTTGATGCACTCCGTGCAAAACTTAACAAATTGACTGGAAAACAAGTACACATCAACATCATCGAAATCAAACAACCTGATTTGGATGCTCACCTTGTAGGTGAAGGAATTGCTCGTCAATTGGAGCAACGTGTTGCTTTCCGTCGTTCACAAAAACAAGCAATCCAACGTGCAATGCGTGCTGGAGCTAAAGGAATCAAAACTCAAGTATCAGGTCGTTTGAACGGTGCAGATATCGCCCGTGCTGAAGGATACTCTGAAGGAACTGTTCCACTTCACACACTTCGTGCAGATATCGATTACGCTTGGGAAGAAGCAGATACTACATACGGTAAACTTGGTGTTAAAGTATGGATCTACCGTGGTGAAGTTCTTCCAGCTCGCAAAAACACTAAAGGAGGTAAATAA
- the rplP gene encoding 50S ribosomal protein L16, translating into MLVPKRVKHRREFRGKMRGEAKGGKEVAFGEYGLQATTSHWITNRQIEAARIAMTRYMKRGGKVWIKIFPHKSYTAKAIGVRMGSGKGAPEGWVAPVKRGKVMFEIAGVSEEIAREALRLASHKLPVKCKFVKREAE; encoded by the coding sequence ATGTTAGTACCTAAACGTGTTAAACACCGTCGTGAATTCCGTGGAAAAATGCGCGGTGAAGCAAAAGGTGGAAAAGAAGTAGCATTCGGTGAATACGGTCTTCAAGCTACAACTAGCCACTGGATCACTAACCGCCAAATCGAAGCTGCTCGTATCGCCATGACTCGTTACATGAAACGTGGTGGTAAAGTTTGGATTAAAATCTTCCCACACAAATCATACACTGCTAAAGCTATCGGTGTGCGTATGGGATCTGGTAAAGGGGCACCTGAAGGTTGGGTAGCACCAGTTAAACGTGGTAAAGTGATGTTCGAAATCGCTGGTGTATCTGAAGAGATCGCTCGCGAAGCGCTTCGTCTTGCTAGCCACAAATTGCCAGTTAAATGTAAATTCGTAAAACGTGAAGCAGAATAA
- the rpmC gene encoding 50S ribosomal protein L29, producing MKLNEVKEFVKELRGLSQEELAKRENELKKELFELRFQAATGQLEQTARLKEVKKQIARIKTVQSEAK from the coding sequence ATGAAACTTAATGAAGTAAAAGAATTTGTTAAAGAACTTCGTGGTCTTTCTCAAGAAGAACTCGCGAAGCGCGAAAACGAATTGAAAAAAGAATTGTTTGAACTTCGTTTCCAAGCTGCTACTGGTCAATTGGAACAAACAGCTCGCTTGAAAGAAGTTAAAAAACAAATCGCTCGTATCAAAACAGTTCAATCTGAAGCGAAATAA
- the rpsQ gene encoding 30S ribosomal protein S17, whose product MERNNRKVLVGRVVSDKMDKTITVVVETKRNHPVYGKRINYSKKYKAHDENNVAKEGDIVRIMETRPLSATKRFRLVEVVEEAVII is encoded by the coding sequence ATGGAACGCAATAATCGTAAAGTTCTTGTTGGACGTGTTGTATCTGACAAAATGGACAAGACAATCACAGTTGTAGTTGAAACAAAACGTAACCACCCAGTCTATGGTAAACGTATTAACTACTCTAAAAAATACAAAGCTCATGATGAAAACAATGTTGCCAAAGAAGGCGATATCGTACGTATCATGGAAACTCGCCCGCTTTCAGCTACAAAACGTTTCCGTCTTGTAGAAGTTGTTGAAGAAGCGGTCATCATCTAA
- the rplN gene encoding 50S ribosomal protein L14, translating into MIQTETRLKVADNSGAREILTIKVLGGSGRKFANIGDVIVASVKQATPGGAVKKGDVVKAVIVRTKSGARRADGSYIKFDENAAVIIREDKTPRGTRIFGPVARELREGGFMKIVSLAPEVL; encoded by the coding sequence ATGATTCAAACAGAAACTCGTTTGAAAGTCGCAGACAACAGCGGTGCTCGCGAAATCTTGACTATCAAAGTTCTTGGTGGTTCAGGACGTAAATTTGCAAACATCGGTGATGTTATCGTGGCATCTGTAAAACAAGCTACTCCTGGTGGTGCGGTTAAAAAAGGTGACGTTGTTAAAGCAGTTATCGTTCGTACTAAATCAGGTGCTCGTCGTGCTGATGGTTCATACATCAAATTTGACGAAAACGCAGCAGTTATCATCCGTGAAGATAAAACTCCTCGCGGAACACGTATCTTTGGCCCAGTTGCACGTGAATTGCGTGAAGGTGGCTTCATGAAGATCGTGTCACTTGCTCCAGAAGTACTTTAA
- the rplX gene encoding 50S ribosomal protein L24, which produces MFVKKGDKVRVIAGKDKGTEAVVLTALPKVNKVIVEGVNIVKKHQRPTNELPQGGIIEKEAAIHVSNVQVLDKNGVAGRVGYKFVDGKKVRYNKKSGEVLD; this is translated from the coding sequence ATGTTTGTAAAAAAAGGCGACAAAGTTCGCGTAATCGCTGGTAAAGATAAGGGAACAGAAGCTGTTGTCCTTACTGCCCTTCCAAAAGTAAACAAAGTTATCGTTGAAGGTGTTAACATCGTTAAGAAACACCAACGTCCAACTAACGAACTTCCTCAAGGTGGTATCATCGAGAAAGAAGCAGCTATCCACGTATCAAACGTTCAAGTTTTGGACAAAAATGGTGTAGCTGGTCGTGTTGGTTACAAATTTGTAGACGGTAAAAAAGTTCGCTACAACAAAAAATCAGGCGAAGTGCTTGATTAA
- the rplE gene encoding 50S ribosomal protein L5 produces MANRLKEKYLNEVVPALTEQFNYSSVMAVPKVDKIVLNMGVGEAVSNAKSLEKAAEELALISGQKPLITKAKKSIAGFRLREGVAIGAKVTLRGERMYEFLDKLVSVSLPRVRDFHGVPTKSFDGRGNYTLGVKEQLIFPEINFDDVDKTRGLDIVIVTTANTDEESRALLTGLGMPFAK; encoded by the coding sequence ATGGCAAATCGTTTAAAAGAAAAATATCTTAATGAAGTAGTTCCTGCTTTGACAGAACAATTCAACTACTCATCAGTGATGGCTGTGCCTAAAGTAGATAAGATCGTTTTGAACATGGGTGTTGGTGAAGCTGTATCAAACGCTAAAAGCCTTGAAAAAGCTGCTGAAGAATTGGCACTTATCTCAGGTCAAAAACCACTTATCACTAAAGCTAAAAAATCAATCGCCGGCTTCCGTCTTCGTGAAGGTGTTGCGATCGGTGCAAAAGTTACCCTTCGTGGTGAACGTATGTACGAATTCTTGGATAAATTGGTTTCAGTTTCACTTCCACGTGTACGTGACTTCCACGGTGTTCCAACAAAATCATTTGATGGACGCGGAAACTACACACTTGGTGTGAAAGAACAATTGATTTTCCCAGAAATCAACTTCGATGACGTTGACAAAACTCGTGGTCTTGACATCGTTATCGTAACAACTGCTAACACTGACGAAGAGTCACGTGCATTGCTTACAGGCCTTGGAATGCCTTTTGCAAAATAA
- a CDS encoding type Z 30S ribosomal protein S14, producing MAKKSMIAKNKRPAKFSTQAYTRCEKCGRPHSVYRKFKLCRVCFRELAYKGQIPGVTKASW from the coding sequence ATGGCTAAAAAATCAATGATTGCTAAGAACAAACGTCCAGCGAAGTTCTCTACTCAAGCTTATACTCGTTGTGAAAAATGTGGTCGTCCACATTCAGTTTACCGCAAATTTAAACTTTGCCGTGTTTGCTTCCGTGAATTAGCTTACAAAGGACAAATTCCTGGTGTAACAAAAGCATCTTGGTAA
- the rpsH gene encoding 30S ribosomal protein S8: MVMTDPIADFLTRIRNANQAKHEVLEVPASNIKKGIAEILKREGFVKNVEIIEDDKQGIIRVFLKYGPNGEKVITNLKRVSKPGLRVYKKREDLPKVLNGLGIAILSTSEGLLTDKEARQKNVGGEVIAYVW; this comes from the coding sequence ATGGTTATGACTGACCCAATCGCAGACTTCCTAACTCGTATTCGTAATGCTAACCAAGCTAAACACGAAGTACTTGAAGTACCTGCATCAAACATCAAAAAAGGGATTGCTGAAATCCTTAAACGCGAAGGTTTTGTAAAAAACGTTGAAATCATCGAAGATGACAAACAAGGCATCATCCGTGTATTTCTTAAATACGGACCAAACGGTGAAAAAGTTATCACTAACTTGAAACGTGTTTCTAAACCAGGACTTCGTGTCTACAAAAAACGTGAAGACCTTCCAAAAGTTCTTAACGGACTTGGAATTGCTATCCTTTCAACTTCTGAAGGTTTGCTTACTGATAAAGAAGCACGCCAAAAGAATGTTGGTGGAGAAGTTATCGCTTACGTTTGGTAA
- the rplF gene encoding 50S ribosomal protein L6, whose protein sequence is MSRIGNKVIVLPAGVEITNNDNVVTVKGPKGELTREFSKDIEIRVEGTEVTLHRPNDSKEMKTIHGTTRALLNNMVIGVSEGFKKELEMRGVGYRAQLQGSKLVLAVGKSHPDEVEAPEGITFELPNPTTIVVSGISKEVVGQTAAYVRSLRSPEPYKGKGIRYVGEFVRRKEGKTGK, encoded by the coding sequence ATGTCACGTATTGGTAATAAAGTTATCGTGTTGCCTGCTGGTGTTGAAATCACTAACAATGACAACGTTGTAACTGTAAAAGGACCTAAAGGAGAACTTACTCGTGAGTTCTCAAAAGATATTGAAATCCGTGTGGAAGGTACTGAAGTAACTCTTCACCGTCCAAACGATTCAAAAGAGATGAAAACTATCCACGGAACTACTCGTGCCCTTTTGAACAACATGGTTATTGGTGTATCAGAAGGATTCAAGAAAGAACTTGAAATGCGCGGGGTTGGTTACCGTGCACAACTTCAAGGATCTAAACTTGTTTTGGCTGTTGGTAAATCTCATCCAGACGAAGTTGAAGCTCCAGAAGGAATTACTTTTGAACTTCCAAACCCAACAACAATCGTTGTTAGCGGAATTTCAAAAGAAGTAGTTGGTCAAACAGCTGCTTACGTACGTAGCCTTCGTTCACCAGAACCATATAAAGGTAAAGGTATCCGTTACGTTGGTGAATTCGTTCGCCGTAAAGAAGGTAAAACAGGTAAATAA
- the rplR gene encoding 50S ribosomal protein L18: MISKPDKNKLRQKRHRRVRGKLSGTADRPRLNVFRSNTGIYAQVIDDVAGVTLASASTLDKEVSKGTKTEQAVAVGKLVAERANAKGISEVVFDRGGYLYHGRVKALADAARENGLKF, translated from the coding sequence GTGATTTCAAAACCAGATAAAAACAAACTCCGCCAAAAACGCCACCGTCGCGTTCGCGGAAAACTCTCTGGAACTGCTGATCGCCCACGTTTGAACGTATTCCGTTCTAATACAGGCATCTACGCTCAAGTGATTGATGACGTAGCGGGTGTAACGCTCGCAAGTGCTTCAACTCTTGACAAAGAAGTTTCAAAAGGAACTAAAACTGAACAAGCCGTTGCTGTCGGTAAACTCGTTGCAGAACGTGCAAACGCTAAAGGTATTTCAGAAGTGGTGTTCGACCGCGGTGGATATCTATATCACGGACGTGTGAAAGCTTTGGCTGATGCAGCTCGTGAAAACGGATTGAAATTCTAA